One Cryptomeria japonica chromosome 9, Sugi_1.0, whole genome shotgun sequence genomic window carries:
- the LOC131066704 gene encoding glutathione S-transferase U20-like, with protein MLISETQLVHEETEQILKKVLGLILDEEEEVEEDEPERFEAEDLPKGVKIPDFKPNEIVLDNQPMNTQTEPEIIHDDDDDTGNNDDVGAPDNSLSVDRLKEDREDVKLLTAWFSLYGMRVMIGLEEKGISYEYVEENLRNKSPMLLQMNPLHKKIPVLIHNGMPISEYLIILQYIDHAWNSPQTAFLPSHQYDRAIALFWTDFVEKKVCFHGLEIFRTKGEVQEAAKNEFLQNLAILEGELKGKKYFGGDRFGLVDIVFVPIISWFDAFESLGKFTIHLEDTFSNISTWKKRCFERESVKKALPPHEKVLAIATEIRKNILGEI; from the exons atgttaattaGCGAGACCCAATTAGTCCATGAGGAGACTGAACAAATTTTGAAAAAGGTACTCGGTCTGATTctggatgaagaggaagaagttgaggaagatgaaccagagaggTTCGAGGCTGAAGATCTTCCGAAAGGTGTTAAAATACCTGATTTTAAGCCTAATGAAATTGTGTTGGATAATCAACCAATGAACACACAAACTGAACCTGAGATTatccatgatgatgatgatgataccggTAATAATGATGATGTTGGTGCTCCTGACAAT AGCTTAAGCGTGGATAGGTtgaaagaagatagagaagatGTTAAGCTTTTAACAGCTTGGTTCAGTCTCTATGGCATGCGAGTTATGATTGGGCTTGAAGAAAAGGGCATCAGTTATGAGTATGTGGAGGAAAATCTGCGGAATAAGAGTCCCATGTTGCTGCAAATGAATCCTTTACACAAGAAGATACCTGTTCTCATCCATAACGGCATGCCTATTTCAGAATATCTCATTATTCTTCAGTACATTGACCACGCTTGGAACTCTCCTCAAACTGCCTTTCTTCCCTCTCATCAATATGACCGAGCTATTGCACTCTTTTGGACAGATTTTGTCGAAAAAAAG GTTTGTTTTCATGGATTGGAGATATTTAGAACCAAAGGAGAAGTACAAGAAGCAGCGAAAAATGAATtcctacagaatttagcaatattagagggagagttgaaaggaaaaaaataCTTTGGTGGAGATAGGTTTGGATTGGTGGATATAGTGTTTGTACCTATTATTTCATGGTTTGATGCATTTGAGAGCTTGGGAAAGTTTACGATTCATTTGGAGGATACATTCTCAAATATTTCGACATGGAAGAAGAGATGTTTCGAAAGGGAAAGTGTAAAAAAGGCACTTCCTCCCCATGAAAAAGTGTTGGCAATTGCAACTGAAATTAGAAAAAATATATTAGGTGAGATTTAG